CCAACCTGACCTGGAAAAAACCCGACGGGCAGCCGGTGGTCAACCCCCTGACCTGGATTCCCGATAACCTGGATTACACTACCATTCCCAGTTATCGCTATGTGATGGGCTCAGTCTTTAAATACGGTAGTTTACATAACACCATGCCCTACCTGGACTGGCTGAGCTATCCCATTACCGCCCTGCTTACCGCCCGGGGCTGTACCCAGAACTGTTCCATCTGCGGGGGTTCCCGCTCCGCCTATGCCAGAATCTGCGGCCGTCAGAAACCGGCTTACCGCTCACCAAAGGCCCTGGTGGAAGATATCCGCTTTATTAAGTCTTTTGGCAAAGCACCGATTTTTATCTTGCACGACATCCGCCAGGCCGGAATGGATTATGCCCGGGAATTTTTCGGTTTGTTGAAAAAAGAAAGGATCCCCAATGAGTTGATTATCGAGCTCTTTTTCCCGGCCGATGAAGAATATTTCCGCCTGATTAGTGAAAGTGTGCCCAGGTTCAGTCTGGAACTGACCATCGAGACCCATGAGGAACATTTGCGGCGCCTGAACGGCAAGTTCAAGTGCAGTAACGCTGCAGTAGAAGCTACTATTGCGGCAGCTCTAAAATATAACTGCCGCAAAATCGATCTCTTCTTTATGACCGGTATCCCCGGCCAGACTTACCAGAGCGCTCTGGCCAGTATCGACTATTGCCGGCAGCTACTGGAGAAGTTCAATGGGGATAAACGGCTCTCCTTGTTTATTGCACCTCTGGCTCCCTTTCTCGATCCAGGCAGCCCGGCTTTTGAAAACCCGGAAAAGTACGGGTATATCAAGCACTGCCAGACCCTGGAGGATCACCGTCAGGCTTTAACCCGGCCCAGCTGGAAGCATATTCTCAGTTATGAAACTACTACTATGAGCCGGGACGAGATTGTAGAAGCTACCTATGAGGCCGCCTACCGGTTGAATGAGCTGAAACGGGAATATAACCTGATTCCGGAAGAAGTATATGAGGATATTCGCTATCGTATTACCCAGGCCCGGCAGATTATCGCCGAAATTGACCGTATCCTGCTCATTCCCGATGAAGAGGTTCGCCAGCTTAGTCTGCAAAAGTTGAAAGCCAGAGTAGCAGAGCTGAATCGCCATACCATCTGTGGCAAGGATGAGCTGAAATGGCCTCTGCGCCGCCGTTTTGCCGGATTGTGGTCCCTGGGTAAACTGTTGACAATGCTTTTTCTGGAGGAAGTAAAGCGAGTGGGATTGCGCCTGCGGGGTAACTATGACCAGCATCCGCTGGAAATGGGGTAAAGAAAAGAGGGGGTTGCTGGCCCCCTCTTTCCTTTTTAAAGTTATGGGATACTGTAGATAATCTTAGATTGATTATCTAATGCGGTAATGGATTTAACCCCATTCACCGCTTCCTCGGTAATGGCTAAAAAATCACCGTTTACTTTATTTGATATTGAGCCACCGCCACCTATGGACAACTGTTCATTTAAAGATGTTTTTGCAATTCCTCCGCCTCCACCTAAAAGTCTAATATCTGTGCCATTTACTTTAAATAACCTATAATCCACATGATGGCCGTCAGATAGATCATAAGAAAACAGAGCAATTTTCCCATTCCTGAAATCCTTAACCTGGATTAATTTAAAAATTATCGTTTCCGGGAAGATCTTTCTTAAGCAAAAAAATTAGCTGATTGTTACTAAATGATTTAGGCTGACTTGTCGCGCAACCCAGAACCGAAAATGAAACCAGACAAACTAGAAGAAGTAGTTGAAAGTACTTCATTGCTTTAACTCCTTTTCTGAACCGCCACTCTAGGATAATGTCTCTTATTTTTTATTGCGTAAATAAAAATATATTATTATACCTGGAGGAAAAAAGGACTATTATACTACAAAATATAGCTGATTTTACTGTATTCCCATGATAACGTGCGTCTCTGAAGATAAATACTGCAATACAAAGTATTATTCCTAAAAGAATTATATTAATTAAGTTAAAAATATGAAATGCTATCATTTTCCCCTCACATTTACAAATATTTTACGACTATTTATCCAGAGCTTTTCCTAATAAGATTGCCAATACAGACTCTATACAATTTACTCAGTGCAGTTAGCATAAAAAAAGAGGGGGAGCTCCCCCTCATCTGATTATTGCAGCCACCTGCTGACCATTACCATATTTTCAACTCTTTTGGCATATCGAAAAGGAAACCCTTGCTGTAAATTATATTTAGTCCAGCCTTTCTCCGCAGCAAGCTGCCAGTCAGTCTCCAATCCCTGGTTTTCTCCGCTGGTTAACAGATTGCGTATCCGGTAGGCTCTGGCCAAAATCATAATCGCTTCCGCTCTGGTGATAGGCTTACTGGGTTCAAAGCGGTTGGAACCGACTCCGTAAACCAGACCGAGGGAACGGGCCTGGTTTATAGCAACAGCATACCATGCCGCTGGATGAATATCGGCAAAGTCTGCAGCCTGACCTCCTGCCGGCCAGGGAAAAGCTCGCATCAACAGACTGATAAATTCTGCCCTGGTCATGTTATCTCCAGGGCGTAAGCCCCGCTCATCTCCTTTAATAATGCCCGCAACCCAGAGCGGGCCAATTTCCGGCAGTGCCCACTGGTAAGCGCTCCCCAGTTTCTCCCTCAAGCCCATATATCGGTCATCCATACTGTTTGGTGATGAGCCATCTTCATCATCGCCTGTATCCTGTGGTACAGGGGGGTTATCTTGCTGAAAATAGACCCAGTCGGCAAACAGGGGCCTTTCCACCTCGCCAGCAGGAGTGCCTGATACGGCTATGCGGTTCCAGCCCGGCAGAAGGTTGAGAGCTATCTGCTTGTTCCCCGAAGCATCGGCTGTTTGCTGAATTTCCTGGCCATTTAACCAGATGCTAATAGCAGACTCAGCTGCCAGATGGCTGAATAGCAACCTCCCATCCCTGTCCAAACTGCAATAGGGAGTGGATTGCGGGTCCAGCCAGAGATTGCGTTTGATCAGGGTCTGTTTTCCCTCTTTCTCCGCGAGTACGTTGATTGTATTGATTCCGGGATTGAGTTGCAGCTCATAAGTCCAGTATCCGCCTGTTGTGGTCACAACAGCATTATTAATTTTCACTGTCGCTCCCTGATCGGCCCAGCCTTTGAGTAAATAGGATGATGAGGCAAATGCCATTTGGTCCGGCAAATTTTCCAGTCTCAACTCCGGCCCGGCGTCCGGAATTAAACCATAAACCAAAGCAAATGGCTGCGGTCCTTGAATCAGAGATACAGCCTCCACCGTGATGCGATATTCAGTCCCGGGTTGCAGGTTGCTCAACAGAATTCTTTCGCAGTTATCAGTATTATTTTCTGCCCCCGCTGAATCCGCCAAATCGTTGGGGGTGTAGATTCTGAGCAGATTCTGACCGCTTTCCTGGTCATAGATATCGGCCCGCACATCCAGGTTTAAATCATTGACTAACGATCCGTCCCCTATTTCCGCCGGATAATCCATCCAGGTTAAAACTACTGCCAGGCGGTACCCTGTCGGAATCGACGCTGGCGAGACCCAGGAAAAGGTTTGGGATGGCGTCTCCTCAGTCAATTCTCCCTGTATGAATTCCAGCTCATCCCATGCCTGATTTAATGAGTGAGGCCTGAAAAAACCATACCCCCTTTCTTCTACCGAAGAATACTGTTCCGGATAGGCTGCAGCCACAGCTATTGCTTTCAATAATGCCCCGATAGGCTCGATACCGGCCTCCAGCAGTTTTTGCCGCCATTGGTCTAAATGAACCTTGACCCAGGTAGCAGCATATAAAGTGCCATGTGCAGGTTGATAGCCCTGGGGAGTTAAGGTCGCCCACCATTCCGCAGGAGCTAAAATGTCTGGTTTAATCCGATCCAGAGCCGGTCCGCCTGTGCTAAATTCTGCTTTTCTCCAACTATCATAGACATTGGCAGTTACTGAATTTCCCCAGGGCAAGCTCTGGCTGCCACCCACTACCAGCGCGTTTTTGGCCACGGCCGGTGCCAGCAAATTTCTGTATCCCGCCCGGTCTCCGGCAGGAAATACCAATAACGCCCGGGGATTATCCCAGAGAAACTGGTCCACCATTTGACTTTCCGACAGATAATCATCATTAATGCCCTCTGGATAAGGTGGTTCCCACTGATCAACAATAATGCTTTCTCCCTGTTGATAGATATCCTGCCAGATGGCTGGCCTGTTTGTTCCTGGAAGAACGGCTACTTCTTTAGCTTGAGGCCACTCCTCCCAGACAGGCATCCCGGCAGCTGCTGGCATCGGCAAAAGCTGACCCAGAAGCAATAATAATACAAGACCAGGACAAATAATTCTCTTTCTCATCCCTATCACCTCCGCTCCTAAGATAAAACCCTCCGGGATTTAATCCGAGAGGGTAACACGCTGTTCACCGATATATATGTCAAAAGTTCTTGAAGGAACGGAACAGTTACCGGCATGATCAATCAATATGGCAGTTAACCTGTAATTACCTTCCGGTAATGGTTGCGCCGGCCTGGCCCACCATACGCCACCGATAAAATCCACTACTCCTTCCATTAATAAATCTCCTGTCTCGGTTTTAATCTGGACCCGTTCCCAGTCTAGGCCCCAGCCTGGCGGAAGAACGCCAAAAATCAGCGGAATTTTCCCTAATATCTCTTTGTCTTCCACTTCGGCAATCCATAATGGTAATGGCGGATAAGCCGGTGCTACTGTATCCTTCAGAACATTTGTGCTTAAAACTTGCCCGGTACTGGCGATGGCTTTAACCTGAGTTATTCCATCGGGGCAAAAAGCCAGATCAAATTTTTCGGAAAAAAAACCTTCTGCATCAGTTGCCACAAAGCCAAGGCTAACTCCATAAACTTCAACTTCTACACTGGAGTTGGGTTCGGCAAAACCATAAATTTCCACATCAGTGACATTAGAAGCATTAATGGCCCCACCGGTAACAGCCACAAATCTGTCAACCCCCGATTGGCTTATTTCAGGTTCAGTTTTAACCAGCAGTTCATCTGTTGCGACCGGTACACTTTCTTCAGCATACACATCCTGGTTGACTTCTTGAGAAGGTTCTTGAGGTACATCCTGAGGCACTCCCTGTTTTTCTTGATAGACTTGTTCATACACTGCTTCCGGTACTGTTTCTTCTGCCAGGCCAAATGGCAGCATGATAAAAAAAGACAGCAGGATAATCAGTGCTAAACTTACCAGTCGGCTGAGCTTGATCATTACTCTCGCCTCACCATTAAAAGCTTATTATAATTTACTTCAATATTTTTTGACAAAATCCTGCTGTTTTCGCCAATAAAATATACCAAAACATATCACTATAAATATTAAGATATGTTTAAACACTAAAAACATAACCAGGCCCTTTTGCTGGGCCGGCAGTAATTCCATTGTTGTAAAAAAGATAGTCCTGGGTATACCAGTAAGGATGATAAACAATAGGGCCAGTTTAAGCTGCTGTTTAAACCAGTCCCTGGCGTTGGTCGGTAAAAAGCTATACCAGCGATAACCTACCCAGGCCAATGCCGCAAAATAGCCGGTTATCAGATCATGAGCGTAATTATTAAAAGTCAGTAACAATTTAAGCACTTTAAACCACCCCGGTCTTGCTCAATAATTCCTTGATTTTTTGCGGCATTCCCCCGAGCTTATTTACATGCTGGGTAATAAAAGAATTTTTCAATATCACCCGCATTGAACGAAATAAATAGTCTCTTTTAAATCCTGCAGGCAGCTGAGCCCATTGCCCCAGTTTATGAAAATAAAATTCTTTATAACATGCCAGAACCGCATCCATCAGCTCGTTTCTGCTCATGGTCCGGGAGCGCATAACCGGTTCCACCAGGTTGTACTTTGCATAATCTTCTGTTTCTATATATGGGACAAGCTGGTTATATATATCAGCATAAGGCCAGGGAGCCAGTAAAAGAAAATGGGCAAAATCAGGATTATATATTTTGGCCAGCTCCAGTGTGCGAGCAATAGATTCGGGGGTTTCTTCCGCAGTACCCAGGACAAAGGAGGTTTCTGAAACTATATCATGGCTGTTGATTATCTCTAGAGCCTCCATTGACTGGTTTAATTGAATCCCTTTCTGAAACAGATCCAGCCTTTCCTGTTCTGTCGATTCTACACCCACATAAATATGGACTATCCCCGCCTGCCGGTATTTGGCCATTAAGTCTCTGTCTCGAACAACATCATCAACCCGGGTTTCAAGGAGCAACTTCAAGTCCAATTTCCGCCAGCAGAGCCAGTCCAAAATAGCTTCCCAGCGCTGCCGGTCAGCTGTGGGATACTCATCGGCTATTAAAAGCACATTCACCCCATACCGGGTTGCCAGAAGCTCAATTTCCCGACATACCGCCTCAGCACTACGCCCCCGCCATTTTTGCTGCCAGTATTTCTGTTGTGAGCAAAAACTGCAATTATGCTGACAGCCCCGGCTGGTTGAAATCACGCCCAGGCGGGAACCAGGGAAAATATAATAGGTATAATCCTGCCATTCCACCAGATCCCAGGCCCCTTCGATTCGATCCAAATCCT
The nucleotide sequence above comes from Carboxydocella sporoproducens DSM 16521. Encoded proteins:
- a CDS encoding S-layer homology domain-containing protein, with amino-acid sequence MRKRIICPGLVLLLLLGQLLPMPAAAGMPVWEEWPQAKEVAVLPGTNRPAIWQDIYQQGESIIVDQWEPPYPEGINDDYLSESQMVDQFLWDNPRALLVFPAGDRAGYRNLLAPAVAKNALVVGGSQSLPWGNSVTANVYDSWRKAEFSTGGPALDRIKPDILAPAEWWATLTPQGYQPAHGTLYAATWVKVHLDQWRQKLLEAGIEPIGALLKAIAVAAAYPEQYSSVEERGYGFFRPHSLNQAWDELEFIQGELTEETPSQTFSWVSPASIPTGYRLAVVLTWMDYPAEIGDGSLVNDLNLDVRADIYDQESGQNLLRIYTPNDLADSAGAENNTDNCERILLSNLQPGTEYRITVEAVSLIQGPQPFALVYGLIPDAGPELRLENLPDQMAFASSSYLLKGWADQGATVKINNAVVTTTGGYWTYELQLNPGINTINVLAEKEGKQTLIKRNLWLDPQSTPYCSLDRDGRLLFSHLAAESAISIWLNGQEIQQTADASGNKQIALNLLPGWNRIAVSGTPAGEVERPLFADWVYFQQDNPPVPQDTGDDEDGSSPNSMDDRYMGLREKLGSAYQWALPEIGPLWVAGIIKGDERGLRPGDNMTRAEFISLLMRAFPWPAGGQAADFADIHPAAWYAVAINQARSLGLVYGVGSNRFEPSKPITRAEAIMILARAYRIRNLLTSGENQGLETDWQLAAEKGWTKYNLQQGFPFRYAKRVENMVMVSRWLQ
- a CDS encoding B12-binding domain-containing radical SAM protein is translated as MLDLVLVTPDYHCGVVESAGSWLNCGFVYIAGELRRHGVRVQIYDAMTKRHSVRRIGQELAARQPKAVASTAYTSTFPAAAALLKQVKKLIPNCVTIIGGVHPTFMWEEVLTDCPWIDVVVRGEGEEVLPRLMAVLNSREKWQEIAGLAFRATSGQIVTTGQAPFIQDLDRIEGAWDLVEWQDYTYYIFPGSRLGVISTSRGCQHNCSFCSQQKYWQQKWRGRSAEAVCREIELLATRYGVNVLLIADEYPTADRQRWEAILDWLCWRKLDLKLLLETRVDDVVRDRDLMAKYRQAGIVHIYVGVESTEQERLDLFQKGIQLNQSMEALEIINSHDIVSETSFVLGTAEETPESIARTLELAKIYNPDFAHFLLLAPWPYADIYNQLVPYIETEDYAKYNLVEPVMRSRTMSRNELMDAVLACYKEFYFHKLGQWAQLPAGFKRDYLFRSMRVILKNSFITQHVNKLGGMPQKIKELLSKTGVV
- a CDS encoding TIGR04190 family B12-binding domain/radical SAM domain protein, encoding MKRLFSTDVVFLHAPSVYDFRRDTIFFGPISDVVPSSPAFEMYPMGITSLAETLEKNGYNVRIVNLAYLMLRDPDFDPEKLIARLKPRLFAIDLHWLPHAHGSLEVAQLCKKYHPDIPVAFGGLSSSYYHEELISYPYVDFVLRGDSTEEPMRQLVSSLRQGQADFSSIPNLTWKKPDGQPVVNPLTWIPDNLDYTTIPSYRYVMGSVFKYGSLHNTMPYLDWLSYPITALLTARGCTQNCSICGGSRSAYARICGRQKPAYRSPKALVEDIRFIKSFGKAPIFILHDIRQAGMDYAREFFGLLKKERIPNELIIELFFPADEEYFRLISESVPRFSLELTIETHEEHLRRLNGKFKCSNAAVEATIAAALKYNCRKIDLFFMTGIPGQTYQSALASIDYCRQLLEKFNGDKRLSLFIAPLAPFLDPGSPAFENPEKYGYIKHCQTLEDHRQALTRPSWKHILSYETTTMSRDEIVEATYEAAYRLNELKREYNLIPEEVYEDIRYRITQARQIIAEIDRILLIPDEEVRQLSLQKLKARVAELNRHTICGKDELKWPLRRRFAGLWSLGKLLTMLFLEEVKRVGLRLRGNYDQHPLEMG